The following are encoded together in the Populus trichocarpa isolate Nisqually-1 chromosome 5, P.trichocarpa_v4.1, whole genome shotgun sequence genome:
- the LOC18098503 gene encoding galactinol synthase 2 has protein sequence MAPDITATLANNTNSLVKQASISSCAYVTFLAGDGDYWKGVVGLAKGLRKAKSNYPLVVAILPDVPEEHRKILASQGCIVREIEPVNPPENQTQFAMAYYVINYSKLRIWEFVEYSKMIYLDGDIQVFDNIDHLFDMPDGYFHAAMDCFCEKTWSNSPQFKIGYCQQCPDKVHWPAEMGPKPPLYFNAGMFVYEPNLSTYHDLLETLKVTTPTLFAEQDFLNMFFRDVYKPIPSDYNLVLALLWRHPENINLDKVKVVHYCAAGSKPWRYTGKEDNMDREDIKMLVNKWWDIYHDESLDYKNTVVAAAGAEVQPFLAALSEAGIAHYITAPSAA, from the exons ATGGCTCCTGATATTACTGCTACTCTTGCTAACAACACCAACTCTCTTGTCAAGCAAGCTAGCATTTCAAGTTGTGCATATGTTACGTTTTTGGCTGGTGATGGAGACTACTGGAAAGGTGTTGTAGGGTTAGCCAAGGGATTGAGGAAGGCAAAGAGCAACTACCCTTTGGTGGTAGCTATCTTGCCTGACGTTCCTGAGGAGCACCGGAAGATACTTGCCTCTCAAGGTTGCATAGTGAGGGAGATTGAGCCTGTTAACCCACCGGAGAACCAGACCCAGTTTGCTATGGCTTATTATGTCATCAACTACTCCAAGCTTCGTATATGGGAG TTTGTGGAGTATAGCAAGATGATATATTTGGATGGTGACATCCAAGTGTTTGATAACATAGACCACCTCTTTGACATGCCTGATGGCTACTTCCATGCTGCCATGGACTGCTTCTGTGAGAAAACATGGAGCAATAGCCCCCAGTTCAAGATTGGTTACTGCCAACAGTGTCCCGATAAGGTCCATTGGCCTGCTGAGATGGGTCCTAAGCCTCCTCTCTACTTCAACGCTGGCATGTTTGTTTATGAGCCCAACTTGTCGACATATCATGACCTCCTAGAGACCCTCAAAGTCACCACTCCTACCCTCTTCGCTGAGCAG GATTTCTTGAACATGTTTTTCAGGGATGTTTATAAGCCAATTCCTTCAGATTACAACCTTGTGTTGGCCTTGTTATGGCGCCATCCTGAGAACATCAACCTTGACAAAGTCAAAGTTGTTCACTATTGTGCTGCT GGGTCCAAGCCATGGAGGTACACAGGAAAAGAAGATAACATGGACAGAGAAGACATCAAGATGCTGGTTAACAAATGGTGGGACATTTACCACGACGAGTCCTTGGACTACAAGAACACTGTGGTGGCTGCTGCTGGAGCTGAAGTGCAACCATTCTTGGCGGCGCTATCAGAAGCTGGTATTGCTCACTACATTACCGCCCCATCTGCCGCTTAA